In Spirochaeta isovalerica, the genomic window ATGCTTTGGTTGTTTTAAGGTCGTCAGCCGCTCCCAGACCGAGGTAAAAAGGCCATTTTGATAGGCGTGAGGGCCACATGTCATCCCCGTTGAAACCGGAGTGAAGGGGATCGGAACTTATAATAACGGGAATTCCGAACTCAGTGCGTTCAGCCAGACCCTGGAGGTTGTTGTTGAATTTTACCTCGTCCAGAGGAGACAGTTCGAGCTGATCATTGATATATCTCGCTCCATTTTTTATCATAGAGAAGGGAACAGAATTGGACGGTCCGAAGGCGGTCATAACAGTCCGTTCAATTGTACCGTCTGCATTCAGTCCTTCGAGGCCGTAGTACAGTCTGTCGTCCGATGTGTCTTCCGTTCCTTTATCATCTTTGGTCATGGCTGTATTGCCTGATTCTCCCAGCCAGTTGAAAAGTCCGGCTTTCATATCGTTTGTCATACGGGCAACGAGGTCAGCCGCTCTCTCCTGAGGCGACAGACGCCAGTCTTCATAGGGTTCGAGTTTGCCGTTCCCGTTAGAGTCTTTAAACAGCAGCTTGCTCTTCCTGATAATATCTTTCTCAACGCCTGTGTTGAGAACTGGATCTGTTCCTTCGGAAGGAAGATCGGAATTGTTTGCCAGGTAGTCCTGGTAAAGACCGATTTCCGGCTGTTTACTGTAAATGCTGTTTTCAAAGGGATCTTTATTGCAGCCTGTTACTGTAAGCACCAGGATAATCGAGCTGATTAGCAAAATCGAGTTTCTCACTGATTTGCACCTCCTTAAATTATGTAATCACCGTATCATGTGTTTTTTAAGGAGGCTATCAGCGTTCTGTTGCGGGGGGGCAACCATAAGTTTACGGGTCAACTAATGGTTTCCTCCCCGAAACAACTAGCTGATGGCTCTATGAAAAAAGCCATGATATAGTCGGCTTACAAATTAAAAAGGGACCGGTAAATGAAGTTTGAACAAATAATTAAAGAAATGACACTGGAGGAAAAAGCCTCTCTGATGTCCGGAAAAGACTTCTGGCAGTCCCGGGATATTCCGAAGCACGGGATTCCCTCCATGTTTCTTGCTGACGGACCGCACGGACTGAGGAAACAGGCCGTGGCGGCCGACCATCTCGGTTTGAACGAAAGCATTCCTGCGACTTGCTTTCCTACGGCCGCAACAGTGGCGAACAGCTGGAATGAAAAGCTGGGAGAGGAAGTGGGCAAAGCTCTGGGTGAGGAAGCTGCTGCCCAGAAAGTCAATGTGCTTTTGGGACCGGGTATCAATATTAAAAGAAATCCACTTTGCGGCCGGAATTTTGAATATTTCAGTGAAGATCCAATTCTGGCAGGAAAAATGGCTGCTTCGTATATAAGAGGGATTCAGTCCAAAGGCGTTTCGGCTTGCGTGAAGCATTTCTGTGTGAATAACCAGGAAACCAATCGAATGGCTGTCGATGCTATTGTCGATGAACGGACACTCCGGGAAATCTATCTGACGGCATTTGAAATTGCAGTCAAGGAAGGGAATGTCTCCACTGTCATGTCTGCGTATAATAAGCTGAACGGGACCTATACCAATGAAAATGTTCATATACTAAAGGATATTCTCAGAGATGAATGGGGATTTCAGGGTTGTGTCGTGACGGACTGGGGCGGCGGTAATGACAGAGTTGAGGGACTTAAAGCCGGCAATGAGCTGGAGATGCCTACAACTGGCGGAGAAACTAACCGCGAAATTGTTGAAGCTGTGAAAAAAGGTCAACTCGAGGAGTCTGTTCTGGATAAAGCAGTGGACCGGCTGCTGGAACTGGCATTTCGAACGGACAAATATCTTTCACAGACTGATCAAACGATAAATTGGGATAAACACCATGCTCTGGCACGTAAAGCGGCAGAAGAATCAATAGTCCTACTTAAAAACGAAGAGGACATTCTACCTTTAAAAGAAACTGACACTATAGCGCTAATCGGAGAATTTGCCGAAAGAGCCCGTTTTCAGGGAGCCGGTTCATCCATTGTGAACCCTAAAAAGCTCGATTCCTTTCTATTTCTCTGTAAAAAATCCTCATTATCTTTAAACGGTTTTGCCAGAGGATACGAGAGATTCGGCCGCAGAAACAGGAAACTGGTTCGTGAAGCCTGTGCTCTGGCCGGTAAAAGCGATAAAATTCTGCTTTTTCTGGGGCTCGATGAGTATACAGAAGTGGAAGGACTGGATAGAAAGGACATGTCAATTCCTTCCAATCAGCTGAATCTGCTCGAAGCACTGCGTGAAGTAAATCCAAACATCATTGTCATTTTGTCCAGCGGCTCCGTTGTGGAAATGACCTGGGTCAAAGACGCAAAGGGGGTTCTTCACGGATATCTGTCCGGTCAGGCAGGAGCGGGAGCCCTTATCAATATTTTAACCGGAGAAGTAAATCCTTCGGGTAAACTGGCGGAGACATATCCCTTGAGTTATAAGGACACACCTTCGGCACCTTTTTTTCCGGGGAAAGAGGCAACTGTGGAATATCGCGAAGGGCTTTATGTGGGGTATCGGTATTTCAGTACTCTTAATAAAAAAGTCATGTTTCCCTTCGGCTTTGGCCTGAGTTACACAGATTTCTCCTATACCTTACTGGATATTGATGAAAATGGTGTGTCCTTTACACTTGTAAACACAGGGAAAAAAGCCGGTTCGGAAGTGGCTCAGCTCTATATATCCCGAATTTCAGAAGAAGTCTTCAGGCCAATCATCGAGCTTAAAGGGTTTGTCAAAGTGTTTCTGGAGCCCGGAGAATCAAAACAGGTAAAGATTGATTTTGATGATAAGAGCTTCCGGTATTTTAATGAAAAATCAAATCAATGGGAAATCGAAGGCGGGGATTACGAAATAATAATCGGTGCGTCCAGTTCCGATATAAAGCTCTCGGGACATCTGTACCTGGAGGGAAGCAACGCCGAAACGCCATATGAGAAGGGATCTCTTCCCGCCTATTTCAGCGGAAGAGTGGAAAATGTTGAGAAGGAGGAATTCGAAATGCTTCTGGGACGCAAGGTCCCTTCGCCTCAATGGGATAGAAACAGAGAGCTGGGCTACAATGATACTATAGCCCAGTGCCGCTATTCAAAGGGCCTTTTTGCCCGGTTCGCCTTTTATCTGATTGTATTTGCTCACAAATTTCTCAAAGGAATAGGGAAAAGAGATACGGCTAATCTTATCATGATGTCCGTGTACTACATGCCCTTCCGCGGAATGTCCCGCATGACCGGCGGAATCATTACCATGCCAATGCTCGATGGGATCCTGCTTATGGCAAACGGACATTTTTTCAAAGGGCTGAC contains:
- a CDS encoding glycoside hydrolase family 3 C-terminal domain-containing protein, whose protein sequence is MKFEQIIKEMTLEEKASLMSGKDFWQSRDIPKHGIPSMFLADGPHGLRKQAVAADHLGLNESIPATCFPTAATVANSWNEKLGEEVGKALGEEAAAQKVNVLLGPGINIKRNPLCGRNFEYFSEDPILAGKMAASYIRGIQSKGVSACVKHFCVNNQETNRMAVDAIVDERTLREIYLTAFEIAVKEGNVSTVMSAYNKLNGTYTNENVHILKDILRDEWGFQGCVVTDWGGGNDRVEGLKAGNELEMPTTGGETNREIVEAVKKGQLEESVLDKAVDRLLELAFRTDKYLSQTDQTINWDKHHALARKAAEESIVLLKNEEDILPLKETDTIALIGEFAERARFQGAGSSIVNPKKLDSFLFLCKKSSLSLNGFARGYERFGRRNRKLVREACALAGKSDKILLFLGLDEYTEVEGLDRKDMSIPSNQLNLLEALREVNPNIIVILSSGSVVEMTWVKDAKGVLHGYLSGQAGAGALINILTGEVNPSGKLAETYPLSYKDTPSAPFFPGKEATVEYREGLYVGYRYFSTLNKKVMFPFGFGLSYTDFSYTLLDIDENGVSFTLVNTGKKAGSEVAQLYISRISEEVFRPIIELKGFVKVFLEPGESKQVKIDFDDKSFRYFNEKSNQWEIEGGDYEIIIGASSSDIKLSGHLYLEGSNAETPYEKGSLPAYFSGRVENVEKEEFEMLLGRKVPSPQWDRNRELGYNDTIAQCRYSKGLFARFAFYLIVFAHKFLKGIGKRDTANLIMMSVYYMPFRGMSRMTGGIITMPMLDGILLMANGHFFKGLTKVLSENRKKNRS